Proteins encoded in a region of the Pieris brassicae chromosome 3, ilPieBrab1.1, whole genome shotgun sequence genome:
- the LOC123707694 gene encoding cytochrome c oxidase subunit 5B, mitochondrial-like, giving the protein MASLCRQIVRGNALKSVLFSSARRGYADKMMVDPMEHATGLEKRELLALQSGNDDPFNMKVLKKAAGTRDNPTLVPSCFDARIVGCICEEHSTSINWLWVHKEHPRRCECGHWYKLIEKTPL; this is encoded by the exons ATGGCTTCCTTGTGTAGACAAATTGTCCGCGGAAATGCTCTCAAAAGTGTGCTATTTTCGTCTGCTCGACGGGGATACGCAGATAAAA tgaTGGTAGACCCCATGGAACATGCCACTGGATTGGAAAAACGAGAATTGTTAGCTCTTCAGTCTGGCAATGATGATCCTTTTAACATGAAGGTACTGAAGAAGGCTGCTGGCACCCGTGACAACCCTACACTTGTTCCTTCCTGCTTTGATGCTCGGATTGTTGGTTGCATAt gtgAAGAACACTCTACTAGTATCAACTGGCTTTGGGTGCACAAG GAACATCCCCGACGCTGTGAGTGTGGTCACTGGTACAAATTGATCGAAAAAACACCTctgtaa